The sequence GTATTGATTATACAGATGACATTTTAGATATTTATAAGGAAATTGCTGTTTGCGCTGCAAAATCTGCAAATGCTATAATTTGTGGTGTCGATATGATGATTAAAAATTTAAAAAATCCTAATCCTAAGGATAATTATAGTATTATTGAAATTAACTTTAATCCAGCGATTCATATACATTGCTATCCTTTTATTGGTAAAAATAGACATTTAGGAGAAAAAATATTAGATGTTTTAGGATATTAGATATTTAGGAGGTGTCTTTTTATGAAAAAATTATTAAAATTTAGATGGGTTTTTCAATTATTTTTTATTTTCTTAGCTACATTTTCAATGCATAATGGAAATGAAAAATTATTAAAAACTTTTATTATTTTAGGTATGATTGTTTTAATTGGTCCTATCTTCTGTGGATGGATGTGTCCTTTTGGGTCTGTTCAAGACTTTTTATTTAAAATTAATGAAAAAACTTTTAAAAAGAAAATTACAGTTCCTGATTCTTTAGAAAGATTATTAAAATGGTTAAGATATATAATTTATTTTTCATCAGGATATGCCATTATTAAATTAATAGATTCTAGAAAAGCTTTTACCTTTCTTCTTAAAGGAAAACCAGTTTTAACTACTACTCTTATAATAATGGTTATATTCATGATATTATCTTTATTTATTCATCGAATATTTTGTAGATATTTTTGTCCCCTAGGTGCTAAATATGGATTAATTTCTTTGACAAGAATATTCACAATAAAACGTGACATTGATGAATGTATTGATTGTAAATTATGCGACAGAAATTGTCCTATGCAAATAGAAGTATCTAATGATAAAGCTGTAAACTCTCCCCAATGTATTTCTTGCGGAAGATGTATCCTTTCTTGTCCTAAGAAAAAAGCTTTAAAAATTGGAATAAGAGAATTTAAAAAACCTAAAACATATATATTTATGGGAGTAGGAATCTACTTTTTAATAATAACTATTCTTTTTACACTAAGTAAATTTAAATAATTAATATCTCAAATCAAAACTAGAGCATTCTTTCATTTCAAGGATGCTCTTTTTTACTTCTATTACTTTTCCGTAAGGAGATCCTTTTTCTATATATTTTTCAGCACGGATCAATTTATCTTCTTTTATTTGGATTATAACTTCAACATCTCCATTATCTAAATTTTTAACATATCCTTTAGCT is a genomic window of Fusobacterium sp. JB019 containing:
- a CDS encoding 4Fe-4S binding protein, with the translated sequence MKKLLKFRWVFQLFFIFLATFSMHNGNEKLLKTFIILGMIVLIGPIFCGWMCPFGSVQDFLFKINEKTFKKKITVPDSLERLLKWLRYIIYFSSGYAIIKLIDSRKAFTFLLKGKPVLTTTLIIMVIFMILSLFIHRIFCRYFCPLGAKYGLISLTRIFTIKRDIDECIDCKLCDRNCPMQIEVSNDKAVNSPQCISCGRCILSCPKKKALKIGIREFKKPKTYIFMGVGIYFLIITILFTLSKFK
- a CDS encoding acylphosphatase; this encodes MKSFKYIVKGRVQGVGYRFYVGLRLKKLGAKGYVKNLDNGDVEVIIQIKEDKLIRAEKYIEKGSPYGKVIEVKKSILEMKECSSFDLRY